AAGAGTCTGGCAACAGAATCAAGCTCATCTGATAATGTCTCAAGGTGTCAGTATCGCTGATCCTGCACGATTTGATATTAGAGGTGAATTGACAGTTGGTAAAGACTGTTGGTTTGATATAAATGTAATTATCAAAGGTAAAGTTGTAGTTGGTAATAATGTTGTAGTTGGTGCAAATTGCATACTGAAGAACTGCACTATAGAGAGTGGGGCAAAAATTAAAGCTAATACTATGGTTGATGGTTCTATTATAAGAGAGAATGCTATAGTAGGCCCTTTTGCAAGGGTAAGACCAGGTTGTGATATTCAGTCAGAAGCTGTTATAGGAAACTTTGTTGAAACCAAAAATACTTATTTAGGTAAAGGGTCAAAAGCATCACACCTAACATATCTTGGAGATAGTGAAATTGGTGAAAAATGTAATATAGGCGCGGGTGTAATTACATGTAACTATGATGGTGCTAATAAGCATAAAACAATTATTAAATCTCATGCATTTATTGGTTCAGATTCTCAACTTGTTGCTCCAGTCACGGTTGGACAGGGTGCTACTGTTGGAGCAGGATCCACAATTGTTAAGGATGTTGCAGATGATCAGTTGGCTATATCTAGAGCTAAACAGAAACTTATAGATAGTTGGGTTAGACCTGTTAAAAAGATTGAAAAATAAGAGAGTTTAGATATGTGTGGTATCGTTGGTGCTAATTCTACAAGAAATGTTACAAAAATATTAATTGAAGGACTGAAAAAATTAGAATATAGAGGCTATGATTCAGCAGGCCTAGCTGTTATGAATGGTCTTAAAATAGATATTTGTAAAGAAGTTGGTAAGGTTGTTGAGTTAGAGAAATCTGTAGAGAGCCTTTCTGACTTTGGAGGTACTATAGGCATAGCTCATACAAGATGGGCAACTCATGGAAAACCATCAAAAGAAAATTCTCACCCTCATGCATCTGATAAATTTTGTATTGTTCATAATGGTGTGATAGAAAATTTTGAAGAGCTAAAAAAATCTTTAATAAAAGATGGGTATGCCTTTAAATCTGATACGGATACAGAAGTGGTAGCACATCTTCTGGATAGAGAGTGGAATGATAATAAAACTATAGTAGAAAATATTAGACAAATAACATCTATGTTAAAAGGAGCTTATGCATTAGCTATTATCTCTGAAAAGTTTCAGGATAAGCTGGTGGCAGTTAGATCAGGTTCTCCTTTGGTCATAGGTGTTGGTATTGATGAAAATTTCGTATCTTCAGATGCTTTATCGTTACTTCCTGTAACAAATAAATTTGCGTATCTTGATGAAGGTGATATGGTTATAGTTTCTAAAGATATCTTTGAAGTTTATGATAAAAAAGGTTCAAGGAAGAGTATTGAAATAGAAGAGTATAACTATGCTTCTTCAAGTACTTCAAAGGATGGATATAAGCATTATATGCTTAAAGAAATATATGAACAGCCAGAAGCAGTATCAAACACAATAAATGCAAACCTTGATCAAAATGGAGAGCTATATTTAGAAAACTTTAATGACAGAACTTTAGAACTTTTAGAGAAAGCAAAGCATATTTGTATAGTTGCGTGTGGAACTAGTTATAACGCAGGTATGACAGCTAAATATTGGCTAGAGAAGTATGCTAAAGTTTCTTGTAGTGTTGAGATAGCAAGTGAGATTAGGTATAGAGATAATGTCGTAGTTGATGGATCTTTGTTTCTGAGTATATCTCAATCTGGTGAAACAGCTGATACTTTAGAGTCTTTAAGAAAAAGTAAGAAGCAAAATTATTTGGGTAGTATGTGTATTTGTAATGTACCAAATAGCTCTTTAGTTAGAGAGTCAGATATTGCTTTTATGACAAAGGCTGGTGTTGAGATAGGAGTGGCATCTACGAAAGCCTTTACTACTCAGTTAGTCGCTTTAGCATTGTTTACCCTTGTACTTGCTAAGACTAAAAAAGCTTTATCAGATACTCAAATAAATGATTATCTTGATCAAATTAAAAAAACAAGAGCTCTTACTTTAGGGGCTCTAAAATTAGATGCTGAGATTGATGCAATAAGTGAGTATTTTTCTGATAAGGAACATACAATATTCTTGGGTAGAGGTCTTCAGTTCCCTATAGCTGTAGAAGGTGCATTAAAACTTAAAGAAATATCATATATTCATGCAGAGGCATATCCTTCCGGAGAGTTGAAGCATGGACCATTAGCATTAGTTGACAAAAATATGCCGATAGTTGCGGTAGTTCCAAATGATGAGCTTCTAGATAAAACCTTGTCAAATCTTCAAGAGGTTTATGCTAGGGGTGGAAAGCTTATTTTATTTGTTGATAAGGCAATAAAAAGTAAAGTAAATTTTGAAAATAGTATAATGCTTGATTTAGATGGTGGTGCTGACTTTAATGCTCCAATAGTGTTTACTATTCCTTTGCAGCTTCTTTCCTATCATGTGGCGATAATTAAAGGTACTGATGTAGATCAGCCTAGGAACTTAGCTAAATCTGTTACAGTAGAGTAAATATGGACTTTAAAGTAACTCTAAAGAATGAAACAATTCAGCTTATTCAAATGGAAGAGAAGCATTTTGAAGATTTATATAAAGTAGCTTCTGATCCAAAAATTTGGGAGCAACATTTTGATGAGAGGTGGAAGCTTGATGTGTTCCAGAAATATTTTGATATTGGATTAGCAAATAAAGAAGGGTGCTTCGTAATAATTGACCTTAAAAAGAATCAAATAATAGGATCAACAAGATTCTATAGATATGATCCAAAAGATCAATCTGTGAAGATAGGTTATACTTTTATTTCGACAGAATATTGGGGCTCTAAGATTAATAGAATAATAAAAAAGCTTATGCTCGATTATGCTTTTGAGTATTTAGAGAGAGTGTATTTTGATGTTTGGGAGTATAATTATAGATCTCAAAAGGCAGTTGAAAAGCTAGGCGCTATAAAAGTAGAATCTAATGAAAAAGGAAAATTTCTTTATCAATTAGATAGAGATAAATGGTTAAAATAATAAATCAAAGACTTAGCTAAATCAGATAGCTAATTTCATAATTTGTATTGATTTATAGATAGAAACAATTCTAAATAATATTCAGAGTTATTTTTAGGAATAAAGATTATAAGAAAATTTAACTATTAGTATTTAGATAAGAAAGCATTTCTAGTAGCAATTTTTGCTCTTTTTACAGCAAGCCTTTTAGCAATTTTTCTCTTTTCTGTAGGTTTGACGTAATGCTGTCTTTCTCTTAACTCTTGTCTTATACCTGCTTTTTCACAAGCATGTTTAAACTTTCTTAAAGTTAAATCAAAAGGTTTGCGATCATCAACTCTAATACTAGGCATTATAAAGCCTCAACATTAATAGCTTCAGGACCTTTCATGCCTTCTTTAGTTTCAAAAGACACTTTTTGACCTTCACTTAAAGTACCGCCAACTTTGTCTAATTTTGATATATGTATAAATACATCTTTGCCACCATTGCTAGGGCTGATAAATCCAAATCCTTTTTGATTATTGAAGAATTTTACTGTTCCTTGTAATTTACTCATTATTATTTACTCACTATTTATTTATTTAACTTTATTCAGACAACAATTCGATTGTCCGGTAGGATAGGAATGATTTGCTTAAAGACTAAAGCTGAAATTGCTTTCTAAAGACATTAAGAAATTTAACTTTCGTTATTTTCAAATCCTCACGCAGTAGATGATAATCAAAAAAGAAATAAAAAGATAGATATTTATCTATAAATTAATTTAATTTATCTCTTTTAGTTTGTAGCAATTCTTTAATGCTTTTCCATTCTTTAGCTCTAGCCTCTATATTTTTAAGCTTATTTGTAAATTCTTGTTCAAGATCTATATCATAAACATTAGCTAATTCGGTAATGCCCCCTAAAAATAGTGTTATTTAAAAGTAGAGATATTAGACTACACATAAAGGAGCATTATTTTATGAAAAGAAGCAGATTTACAGAATCACAAATAGTTAAGATATTAAAGTCATCAGAACAAGGAGTGCCAGTTGTTGATATCTGTCGAGAGTATGGAATTAGCAACGGTACATTTTACAAGTGGCGTTCAAAATATGGTGGCATGGATGTATCAATGCTTACTAAAGTTAAAGAACTAGAAGCTGAAAATAATCGTCTGAAGCGTAGGTATGCTGATCTACAACTAGATCATGACATTCTCAAGGGATTGATGACAAAAAAGTGTTAAAGCCATCCGATAGAAAACAGATGGCAAAAAGCATTGTTAAGAATAAGAAACTAAGTATTCGTCGTAGTTGTAAGCTGGTTAGTATTACCATTTTAACAGACATAGAAAAACATCAGTGATTTCATTTTTAAGATCAGTTATGTCAGTCTTTTCTTCATAAATTTCTTTTTTCATTATTTCATTCGCAACTTCACCAACCTCTTCAGTTAGAGCAATGAAACTAGCTAAT
This region of Francisella frigiditurris genomic DNA includes:
- the glmS gene encoding glutamine--fructose-6-phosphate transaminase (isomerizing), with the protein product MCGIVGANSTRNVTKILIEGLKKLEYRGYDSAGLAVMNGLKIDICKEVGKVVELEKSVESLSDFGGTIGIAHTRWATHGKPSKENSHPHASDKFCIVHNGVIENFEELKKSLIKDGYAFKSDTDTEVVAHLLDREWNDNKTIVENIRQITSMLKGAYALAIISEKFQDKLVAVRSGSPLVIGVGIDENFVSSDALSLLPVTNKFAYLDEGDMVIVSKDIFEVYDKKGSRKSIEIEEYNYASSSTSKDGYKHYMLKEIYEQPEAVSNTINANLDQNGELYLENFNDRTLELLEKAKHICIVACGTSYNAGMTAKYWLEKYAKVSCSVEIASEIRYRDNVVVDGSLFLSISQSGETADTLESLRKSKKQNYLGSMCICNVPNSSLVRESDIAFMTKAGVEIGVASTKAFTTQLVALALFTLVLAKTKKALSDTQINDYLDQIKKTRALTLGALKLDAEIDAISEYFSDKEHTIFLGRGLQFPIAVEGALKLKEISYIHAEAYPSGELKHGPLALVDKNMPIVAVVPNDELLDKTLSNLQEVYARGGKLILFVDKAIKSKVNFENSIMLDLDGGADFNAPIVFTIPLQLLSYHVAIIKGTDVDQPRNLAKSVTVE
- a CDS encoding GNAT family N-acetyltransferase, yielding MDFKVTLKNETIQLIQMEEKHFEDLYKVASDPKIWEQHFDERWKLDVFQKYFDIGLANKEGCFVIIDLKKNQIIGSTRFYRYDPKDQSVKIGYTFISTEYWGSKINRIIKKLMLDYAFEYLERVYFDVWEYNYRSQKAVEKLGAIKVESNEKGKFLYQLDRDKWLK
- a CDS encoding MazG-like family protein, whose translation is MKIKQAQIEVKNILGEIEHPRLASFIALTEEVGEVANEIMKKEIYEEKTDITDLKNEITDVFLCLLKW
- the rpsU gene encoding 30S ribosomal protein S21, which produces MPSIRVDDRKPFDLTLRKFKHACEKAGIRQELRERQHYVKPTEKRKIAKRLAVKRAKIATRNAFLSKY
- a CDS encoding transposase, which translates into the protein MKRSRFTESQIVKILKSSEQGVPVVDICREYGISNGTFYKWRSKYGGMDVSMLTKVKELEAENNRLKRRYADLQLDHDILKGLMTKKC
- a CDS encoding cold-shock protein translates to MMSKLQGTVKFFNNQKGFGFISPSNGGKDVFIHISKLDKVGGTLSEGQKVSFETKEGMKGPEAINVEAL